In Burkholderia gladioli, a genomic segment contains:
- a CDS encoding efflux transporter outer membrane subunit → MSTIHPGSGAAVRPMRGTLAAAIAAIALAGCANYMGIHSDKRIAPESQFDSTQSLPAEGGHWPALDWASQFGDPQLPKLIDEALEDNPSIAQAQARLAKASAYIQSSRATLFPKVEGSYSWTRELYSGNGLFPPPYGGSWFSENNALLSASWELDLWGKNREKLKSAVSQQKAAQAEFQQARITLATSIARTYNQLAQLYALRDIAQREIGNRETVGKITEGRVGAGLDTNVERQTARGNVATSQSSLSELDGQITTVRYQLAALLGKGPDRGLQIAMPVLKPGGAIDLPGNIPADLVSRRPDIVAARWQVEARIADVKETKAEFFPDVNLAAGFGFDAFGWGQFLKFASRQAQFGPAVHLPIFYGGALRAQLRGSYADYDLSVANYNQTLIGALNDVATQVATIRAVDKQMGDAQRALDASTRAYELAVIRYKAGLSPQLQVLSADINRLSAEQTVTNLVMRRRDMQIGLIKSLGGGFDATGTPLAAAPEKPADAAARDATTAHAPPPAATATQQQAAN, encoded by the coding sequence ATGTCCACCATTCATCCAGGGTCGGGGGCCGCTGTCCGGCCGATGCGCGGCACGCTGGCGGCGGCCATCGCCGCCATCGCGCTGGCCGGCTGCGCCAACTACATGGGCATCCACAGCGACAAGCGGATCGCGCCCGAATCGCAATTCGACAGCACCCAGAGCCTGCCCGCCGAAGGCGGCCACTGGCCGGCGCTCGACTGGGCGAGCCAGTTCGGCGATCCGCAATTGCCGAAGCTGATCGACGAGGCGCTCGAGGACAATCCGAGCATCGCCCAGGCCCAGGCGCGCCTGGCCAAGGCCTCGGCCTATATCCAGTCCTCGCGCGCCACCCTGTTCCCGAAGGTCGAGGGCAGCTATTCCTGGACCCGCGAACTCTACTCGGGAAACGGACTGTTTCCGCCCCCCTATGGCGGCAGCTGGTTCAGCGAGAACAACGCACTGCTCAGCGCCTCGTGGGAGCTCGACCTCTGGGGCAAGAACCGTGAAAAGCTGAAATCGGCGGTCTCGCAGCAGAAGGCCGCGCAGGCGGAGTTCCAGCAGGCGCGCATCACGCTCGCCACCTCGATCGCGCGCACCTACAACCAGCTCGCCCAACTCTATGCGCTGCGCGATATCGCCCAGCGCGAGATCGGCAATCGCGAGACGGTCGGCAAGATCACCGAGGGCCGCGTCGGCGCCGGGCTCGATACCAATGTCGAACGGCAGACCGCGCGCGGCAACGTGGCGACCAGCCAGTCCTCGCTGTCCGAACTGGACGGCCAGATCACCACGGTGCGCTACCAGCTCGCCGCCCTGCTCGGCAAGGGGCCCGACCGCGGCCTGCAGATCGCCATGCCGGTGCTGAAGCCGGGCGGCGCCATCGACCTGCCCGGCAACATCCCCGCCGACCTGGTCTCGCGCCGCCCCGACATCGTCGCGGCGCGCTGGCAGGTCGAGGCACGCATCGCCGACGTGAAGGAAACCAAGGCCGAGTTCTTCCCCGACGTGAATCTCGCGGCGGGCTTCGGTTTCGATGCCTTCGGCTGGGGCCAGTTCCTGAAGTTCGCGAGTCGCCAGGCGCAGTTCGGCCCGGCCGTGCACCTGCCGATCTTCTACGGCGGCGCCCTGCGCGCGCAGTTGCGCGGCAGCTACGCCGACTACGACCTGAGCGTGGCGAACTACAACCAGACGCTGATCGGCGCGCTCAACGACGTGGCCACCCAGGTCGCCACGATCCGCGCCGTCGACAAGCAGATGGGCGATGCGCAGCGCGCGCTCGACGCGTCGACGCGCGCCTACGAACTCGCCGTGATCCGCTACAAGGCCGGCCTCTCGCCGCAACTGCAGGTGCTCAGTGCCGACATCAACCGCCTGAGCGCCGAGCAGACCGTCACCAACCTGGTGATGCGCCGCCGCGACATGCAGATCGGCCTGATCAAGTCGCTGGGCGGCGGCTTCGACGCGACCGGCACACCGCTCGCGGCCGCCCCGGAGAAACCGGCGGACGCGGCAGCCCGGGACGCGACGACGGCACATGCGC
- a CDS encoding MarR family winged helix-turn-helix transcriptional regulator, with product MPDSTSSSARGLSLSAYPINDSVGYLLSRVRSLMTNLVTQRTQTELGITGTQASMLFMLAVGKCSTAAELAREYAIDASAVTRLLDRVEKRGLLSRVRSHEDRRVVRLELTDEGRELAERMPEIFISVLDQLLNGFTPEEVGFLKSMLRRILSNYCGDGGTGNPAGSAQ from the coding sequence ATGCCGGATTCCACCTCTTCCTCCGCCCGCGGCCTGTCGCTGTCGGCCTATCCGATCAACGACAGCGTCGGCTACCTGCTGTCGCGCGTGCGCTCGCTGATGACCAACCTCGTCACGCAGCGCACCCAGACCGAGCTCGGCATCACCGGCACCCAGGCCAGCATGCTGTTCATGCTGGCGGTTGGAAAATGCTCGACGGCCGCCGAGCTGGCGCGTGAATACGCGATCGATGCCAGCGCCGTCACACGGCTGCTCGACCGTGTCGAGAAGCGCGGGCTGCTGTCGCGCGTGCGCAGCCACGAGGACCGCCGGGTGGTGCGGCTCGAATTGACCGACGAAGGGCGCGAGCTGGCCGAGCGGATGCCGGAGATCTTCATCAGCGTGCTCGACCAGTTGCTGAACGGCTTCACGCCGGAGGAAGTCGGCTTCCTGAAAAGCATGCTGCGGCGGATTCTCAGCAATTACTGCGGCGACGGCGGCACCGGCAACCCGGCCGGCTCCGCCCAATAA